One stretch of Salmo trutta chromosome 7, fSalTru1.1, whole genome shotgun sequence DNA includes these proteins:
- the LOC115196597 gene encoding cAMP-regulated phosphoprotein 19, protein MSEEIEGTRPAIGGATREEMDDTVLSPEKAEEVKLKARFPHLGAKPGGSDLLRKRLQKGQKFFDSGDYNMAKAKVKNKQQLPAVTPAEKAEITGDHIPTPQDIPQRKPSIVASKLAG, encoded by the exons ATGTCCGAGGAGATTGAAGGAACAAGGCCTGCCATCGGGGGGGCAACCCGTGAG GAGATGGATGACACAGTCCTCAGCCCGGAGAAGGCAGAGGAGGTGAAACTGAAGGCCAGGTTCCCTCATCTTGGAGCCAAGCCTGGAGGCTCAGACCTGCTCCGGAAACGCCTTCAGAAAGGG CAAAAGTTCTTTGACTCTGGGGACTACAACATGGCCAAGGCTAAGGTGAAGAACAAGCAGCAGCTGCCTGCAGTGACGCCGGCTGAGAAGGCAGAGATAACCGGGGACCACATCCCCACACCCCAGGACATCCCCCAGAGGAAGCCCTCCATTGTGGCCAGCAAACTGGCAGGCTGA